In the Streptomyces sp. FXJ1.172 genome, one interval contains:
- a CDS encoding dihydrolipoyl dehydrogenase family protein translates to MTTENIRTYDVIVIGAGPVGENVADRTAAAGLSTVIVESELAGGECSYWACEPSKALLRPALLRADALHLPGLDPAVRNPLDTEAVLAHRDRMSADWQDDGQVEWIKSAGIDFLRGHGRLAGEREVSVGTADGDTVRLRARHAVAVCTGSRAALPSLPGIEALRPWTSREATSARRPPRRLAIVGAGVVGVEMATAWQALGSRVTLLAREEGLLPRMEPFAGELVTERLREAGADVRFGISVVAAERVHDGEVRITLSDDGELVTDEILFATGRAPRSEDIGLDIVGLTPGDWLATDDSLTVTAVPDNWLYAVGDVNRRALFTHQGKYQARIAGAVIAARARGEELGTGRWAPHSSTADLEAVPGVVFTDPEVASVGMTVREAERTGRAVDVVDYDIGHLAGAIQYRPDYRGRARILIDRDRQVVVGATFVGPGVGELLYSATVAITGEVPVERLWHAVPAFPTISEVWLRLLETRRDS, encoded by the coding sequence ATGACGACCGAGAACATCCGCACCTACGACGTCATCGTGATTGGCGCGGGACCGGTCGGAGAAAACGTCGCGGACCGCACCGCCGCCGCGGGCTTGAGCACCGTCATCGTGGAGAGCGAACTGGCCGGCGGCGAGTGCTCCTACTGGGCCTGCGAACCCAGCAAAGCACTGCTGCGTCCCGCCCTGCTCCGCGCCGACGCCCTGCATCTTCCGGGTCTCGACCCCGCCGTCAGGAACCCCCTGGACACCGAGGCGGTCCTGGCGCACCGCGATCGCATGTCCGCCGACTGGCAGGACGACGGCCAGGTCGAGTGGATCAAGTCGGCCGGCATCGACTTCCTGCGCGGCCACGGGCGCCTGGCGGGGGAGCGCGAGGTGTCGGTGGGGACCGCCGACGGCGACACCGTCCGGCTGCGAGCCCGGCACGCCGTCGCCGTGTGCACCGGCAGCCGCGCGGCTCTGCCCTCGCTACCCGGCATCGAGGCCCTGCGGCCCTGGACCAGCCGCGAGGCGACCAGCGCCCGGCGGCCGCCGCGGCGCCTCGCGATCGTCGGCGCCGGTGTGGTGGGTGTCGAGATGGCCACCGCCTGGCAGGCTTTGGGCAGCAGGGTCACCCTTCTCGCCCGTGAGGAAGGGCTGTTGCCCCGCATGGAGCCCTTCGCGGGCGAGCTGGTCACCGAGCGGCTGCGGGAAGCCGGTGCGGACGTACGGTTCGGGATCTCGGTCGTCGCCGCCGAGCGGGTGCACGACGGCGAGGTCAGGATCACGCTGTCGGACGATGGTGAACTCGTCACCGACGAGATCCTGTTCGCCACCGGTCGAGCCCCGCGCTCCGAGGACATCGGGCTCGACATCGTGGGGCTGACCCCGGGCGACTGGCTCGCCACCGACGACAGCCTGACCGTCACTGCCGTCCCGGACAACTGGTTGTACGCCGTCGGCGACGTCAACCGCCGGGCGCTCTTCACCCACCAGGGCAAGTACCAGGCCCGCATCGCCGGCGCAGTCATCGCGGCCAGGGCACGGGGCGAGGAACTCGGCACCGGACGCTGGGCGCCGCACAGCAGCACGGCCGACCTCGAAGCCGTACCGGGTGTCGTCTTCACCGACCCCGAGGTCGCCTCGGTGGGCATGACCGTCCGCGAGGCCGAGCGCACCGGCCGCGCCGTCGATGTCGTCGACTACGACATCGGTCACCTCGCCGGCGCGATCCAGTACCGCCCCGACTACCGGGGCAGGGCCCGGATCCTCATCGACCGGGACCGTCAGGTCGTCGTCGGCGCCACCTTCGTCGGGCCGGGAGTCGGCGAACTGCTGTACTCGGCCACCGTCGCCATCACCGGTGAGGTGCCCGTCGAGCGTCTGTGGCACGCCGTACCCGCGTTCCCCACCATCAGCGAGGTGTGGCTGCGCCTGCTGGAGACGAGGCGGGACTCGTGA
- a CDS encoding GPP34 family phosphoprotein, with the protein MTTARDLALVALGLPPDRLVEQGDLSLALAGAEAVDLVQRGALTLDGDRMMPGPRPATGDRLLDQAAAALVRQEPHETVEDWLWRRGNGLTEAYVDELDRAGFLVHPQGHGFRARFAPTMPADSPERRRAEERRASGEPVLAALTDVLRIGHAPLDTGESLAGDAAALLAAVGDAVAQLEAVRLRRGVEDAAFDNVWRG; encoded by the coding sequence GTGACCACCGCGCGGGACCTCGCTCTCGTCGCCCTGGGCCTGCCGCCTGACCGGCTCGTGGAGCAGGGCGACCTGTCCCTCGCGCTCGCGGGGGCCGAGGCGGTCGATCTCGTACAGCGCGGGGCGCTGACCCTGGACGGCGACCGCATGATGCCCGGCCCGCGGCCGGCGACGGGCGACCGTCTGCTGGACCAGGCGGCCGCCGCGCTCGTCCGGCAGGAGCCGCACGAGACGGTCGAGGACTGGCTGTGGCGCCGCGGCAACGGGCTGACCGAGGCCTACGTCGACGAGTTGGACCGGGCCGGGTTCCTCGTCCACCCCCAAGGGCACGGATTCCGGGCGCGGTTCGCGCCGACCATGCCGGCCGACTCGCCGGAGCGCCGTCGCGCGGAGGAACGCCGGGCCTCGGGCGAGCCCGTCCTCGCCGCTCTGACGGATGTCCTGAGGATCGGGCACGCCCCGCTGGATACCGGTGAGAGCCTGGCCGGGGACGCGGCGGCATTGCTGGCCGCCGTCGGGGACGCGGTGGCGCAGCTGGAGGCCGTACGGCTGCGGCGGGGCGTCGAGGACGCCGCGTTCGACAACGTGTGGCGAGGCTAG